A genomic region of Streptomyces rimosus contains the following coding sequences:
- the pelF gene encoding GT4 family glycosyltransferase PelF, translating into MNATLYEVGSRSPRPDDAPQPGRHVTMLTEGTYPHVHGGVSTWCDQLVRGMPEVRFNVIALTGSGREPVTWDLPANVYAQSSVPMWGPQPGRRTAGLRGRERRRFVDTYERFLLSMLDPQSCTDFGTELYALAALAREGRLSAALRTETALRSLMWIWTLPHVATRAAEPTVHDALTATDLLEHALRPLAVRIPRDSVAHAVSNGLACLPALAAKEFDEVPFLLTEHGIYLRERYLGYRRDAQRWPVKALMLGFYRQLTIESYRAADLVTPCNKYNTRWEERGGTPPEKIRTVYNGVDVQLFPHAEQEPDDPTLSWAGRIDPIKDLETLIRAYALCRAEVPNLRLRLFGGVPAGGEAYKTRCEKLAASLGVTDGLSWEGRIDDVARAYAAGSIVMLSSISEGFPFSLIEAMSCGRSTVSTDVGGVREAVGDTGLVVPPREPEAMAKATLELLKGGWEKRAELGSRARQRVIDQFTLRRSVDGFRTIYRELDGADRQAQETQESREEWTLQLRGPWRAPLAADGGGW; encoded by the coding sequence ATGAACGCAACCCTGTACGAGGTCGGCAGCCGAAGTCCGCGGCCGGACGACGCGCCACAGCCCGGCCGGCATGTCACCATGCTGACCGAGGGCACCTATCCGCACGTCCACGGTGGCGTCTCCACCTGGTGCGACCAGCTCGTACGGGGCATGCCGGAAGTCCGCTTCAACGTCATCGCGCTGACCGGCAGCGGCCGGGAACCGGTGACCTGGGACCTGCCCGCCAACGTCTACGCGCAGTCCTCCGTGCCGATGTGGGGCCCGCAGCCGGGCCGCCGGACCGCCGGGCTCCGGGGGCGCGAACGGCGTCGCTTCGTCGACACCTACGAGCGCTTCCTGCTCTCCATGCTCGACCCGCAGTCCTGCACCGACTTCGGCACCGAGCTGTACGCGCTGGCCGCGCTCGCCCGCGAGGGGCGGCTCAGTGCCGCGCTGCGCACCGAGACGGCGCTGCGTTCCCTGATGTGGATCTGGACCCTGCCGCACGTCGCCACCCGCGCCGCCGAACCCACCGTCCACGACGCGCTGACCGCCACCGACCTGCTGGAGCACGCGCTGCGCCCGCTGGCCGTACGGATACCGCGGGACAGCGTCGCGCACGCGGTCAGCAACGGGCTGGCCTGCCTGCCCGCGCTCGCCGCCAAGGAGTTCGACGAGGTGCCGTTCCTGCTCACCGAGCACGGCATCTACTTGCGGGAACGTTACCTCGGCTACCGCCGCGACGCGCAGCGCTGGCCCGTCAAGGCCCTGATGCTCGGCTTCTACCGGCAGCTGACGATCGAGAGCTACCGGGCCGCCGACCTGGTCACGCCGTGCAACAAGTACAACACCCGCTGGGAGGAGCGCGGCGGCACCCCGCCCGAGAAGATACGGACCGTCTACAACGGCGTCGATGTGCAGCTCTTCCCGCACGCCGAACAGGAGCCGGACGACCCGACGCTGAGCTGGGCCGGGCGGATCGACCCGATCAAGGACCTGGAAACCCTCATCCGCGCCTACGCGCTGTGCCGCGCCGAGGTACCCAACCTGCGGCTGCGGCTGTTCGGCGGGGTGCCGGCCGGCGGCGAGGCGTACAAGACCCGCTGCGAGAAGCTGGCCGCCTCGCTCGGTGTGACCGACGGGCTCAGCTGGGAGGGGCGCATCGACGACGTGGCCCGCGCCTACGCCGCCGGCAGCATCGTCATGCTCTCCAGCATCTCCGAGGGCTTCCCGTTCAGCCTGATAGAGGCCATGTCCTGCGGCCGTTCGACGGTCTCGACCGATGTCGGCGGGGTACGCGAGGCGGTCGGTGACACCGGACTCGTCGTACCGCCCCGGGAACCGGAGGCCATGGCCAAGGCCACCCTCGAACTCCTCAAGGGCGGCTGGGAGAAGCGCGCCGAACTCGGCAGCCGGGCCCGGCAGCGGGTGATCGACCAGTTCACGCTGCGCCGCTCGGTCGACGGCTTCCGCACCATCTACCGCGAACTCGACGGCGCGGACCGGCAGGCGCAGGAGACGCAGGAATCCCGGGAGGAGTGGACCCTCCAGCTGCGCGGCCCGTGGCGCGCCCCGCTCGCCGCTGACGGGGGCGGCTGGTGA
- a CDS encoding spherulation-specific family 4 protein, whose translation MTRPSSRQPRPPSRQLLVPLYEHPAERPDAWRRLIEAAPDLYGVVLNPASGPGTAPDRDFAEVARRLREAGVRILGYTDTDYGRRPHAAVAQDLLRHRDWYGADGAFFDQAAADAGLLAHYSRLTVAARAAGAGTVVLNHGLHPHPRYLDFADLLVTFENSWAAYENAEIPEWTAHHPPERFCHLIHGLPETCAEAAAELARQRGAAVHCAVPGTAPHPWDALPPFLETPR comes from the coding sequence ATGACCCGGCCGTCCTCGCGACAGCCCCGTCCGCCCTCCCGCCAGCTGCTGGTCCCCCTCTACGAGCACCCGGCCGAGCGCCCGGACGCCTGGCGGCGGCTCATCGAGGCGGCGCCCGACCTCTACGGCGTGGTGCTCAACCCGGCCAGCGGCCCCGGCACCGCCCCCGACCGGGACTTCGCCGAGGTGGCCCGGCGGTTACGGGAGGCGGGCGTACGCATCCTCGGCTACACCGACACCGACTACGGGCGCCGTCCGCACGCGGCCGTCGCCCAGGACCTGCTGCGGCACCGCGACTGGTACGGGGCCGACGGCGCGTTCTTCGACCAGGCCGCCGCCGACGCCGGTCTCCTCGCGCACTACAGCCGGCTGACGGTTGCCGCGCGCGCCGCCGGGGCCGGCACCGTCGTCCTCAACCACGGTCTCCACCCGCACCCCCGCTACCTCGACTTCGCCGACCTCCTGGTCACCTTCGAGAACAGCTGGGCGGCGTACGAGAACGCCGAGATCCCGGAGTGGACCGCCCACCACCCGCCCGAACGGTTCTGCCACCTCATCCACGGCCTCCCCGAGACCTGCGCGGAGGCCGCCGCCGAGCTGGCCCGGCAGCGCGGGGCCGCCGTGCACTGCGCCGTCCCCGGCACTGCGCCGCACCCCTGGGACGCCCTTCCCCCCTTCCTGGAGACCCCCCGATGA
- a CDS encoding adenosylcobinamide-GDP ribazoletransferase: protein MRFAFGTLTVLPVRLRRWDRAAARGGMLCAPVAGLVIGLAAAALGTLLTLLGSGPLLAAVATAAVPAALTRGLHLDGLADTADGLGSGKPADDALRIMKQSDIGPFGVITLLFTLLAQVAALSHLYEQSWTHGAAAATLSAVTARCALTLTARKGVPAARPEGLGAAVAGTVPLRWAAAAATLVTALAAATGALHGPHEALHATLATLLALATGEATLRRCRHRFGGITGDVFGAIAEVTGVVVLVVLAVG, encoded by the coding sequence ATGCGTTTCGCCTTCGGCACGCTGACCGTGCTGCCGGTACGGCTGCGCCGCTGGGACCGGGCGGCGGCACGCGGCGGCATGCTGTGCGCACCGGTCGCGGGCCTGGTGATCGGCCTGGCGGCAGCGGCCCTCGGCACCCTGCTCACCCTCCTCGGCAGCGGCCCCCTCCTCGCCGCCGTCGCCACGGCCGCCGTCCCCGCCGCCCTCACCCGCGGCCTGCACCTCGACGGACTCGCCGACACCGCCGACGGCCTGGGCAGCGGCAAGCCCGCCGACGACGCGCTGCGCATCATGAAGCAGTCCGACATCGGCCCGTTCGGCGTCATCACGCTGCTGTTCACGCTGCTGGCCCAGGTGGCCGCCCTGTCCCACCTCTACGAACAGAGCTGGACCCACGGCGCGGCAGCCGCCACCCTCTCCGCCGTCACCGCCCGCTGCGCCCTCACCCTCACCGCCCGCAAGGGCGTCCCGGCAGCCCGCCCCGAGGGCCTGGGGGCAGCGGTGGCCGGCACGGTACCGCTGCGCTGGGCGGCAGCAGCGGCGACACTGGTAACCGCCCTCGCCGCAGCCACCGGCGCCCTCCACGGCCCGCACGAAGCCCTCCACGCGACCCTGGCCACCCTCCTCGCCCTCGCCACAGGAGAAGCGACCCTACGCCGCTGCCGCCACCGCTTCGGCGGCATCACCGGCGACGTCTTCGGCGCGATCGCGGAGGTGACGGGGGTGGTTGTTCTGGTGGTGCTGGCGGTGGGGTAG
- the lpdA gene encoding dihydrolipoyl dehydrogenase → MANDASTVFDLVILGGGSGGYAAALRGAQLGLDVALIEKNKLGGTCLHNGCIPTKALLHAGEIADQAREAAQFGVKASFEGIDIEGVHKYKDEVISGLYKGLQGLVASRKVTYIEGEGRLSSPTSVDVNGQRVQGRHILLATGSVPKSLPGLNIDGDRIISSDHALKLDRVPKSAIVLGGGVIGVEFASAWKSFGTDVTIVEGLKHLVPVEDENSSKLLERAFRKRGIKFNLGTFFDKAEYTQDGVKVTLADGKSFEAEVLLVAIGRGPVSQGLGYEEAGVAMDRGYVLVDEYMQTNVPTISAVGDLVPTLQLAHVGFAEGILVAERLAGLKTVPIDYDGVPRVTYCHPEVASVGITEAKAKELYGADKVVALKYNLAGNGKSKILKTAGEIKLVQVKDGAVVGVHMVGDRMGEQVGEAQLVYNWEALPAEVAQLIHAHPTQNEALGEAHLALAGKPLHSHD, encoded by the coding sequence GTGGCGAACGACGCCAGCACCGTTTTCGACCTAGTGATCCTCGGAGGCGGTAGCGGCGGTTACGCCGCTGCCCTGCGCGGGGCGCAGCTGGGCCTGGACGTCGCCCTGATCGAGAAGAACAAGCTCGGCGGCACCTGCCTGCACAACGGCTGCATCCCCACCAAGGCCCTGCTGCACGCCGGCGAGATCGCGGACCAGGCTCGCGAGGCCGCGCAGTTCGGTGTCAAGGCCTCCTTCGAGGGCATCGACATCGAGGGCGTCCACAAGTACAAGGACGAGGTCATCTCGGGCCTGTACAAGGGTCTGCAGGGCCTGGTCGCCTCGCGCAAGGTCACCTACATCGAGGGTGAGGGCCGGCTGTCCTCCCCGACCTCCGTCGACGTCAACGGCCAGCGCGTCCAGGGCCGCCACATCCTGCTGGCGACCGGCTCCGTGCCGAAGTCCCTGCCGGGCCTGAACATCGACGGCGACCGGATCATCTCCTCGGACCACGCGCTGAAGCTGGACCGCGTGCCGAAGTCCGCGATCGTGCTGGGCGGCGGCGTCATCGGCGTCGAGTTCGCCTCCGCGTGGAAGTCCTTCGGCACCGACGTGACCATCGTCGAGGGCCTCAAGCACCTCGTCCCGGTCGAGGACGAGAACAGCTCCAAGCTGCTGGAGCGGGCCTTCCGCAAGCGCGGCATCAAGTTCAACCTCGGCACCTTCTTCGACAAGGCCGAGTACACCCAGGACGGCGTCAAGGTCACACTGGCCGACGGCAAGTCCTTCGAGGCCGAGGTGCTGCTGGTCGCCATCGGCCGCGGCCCGGTCTCCCAGGGCCTGGGCTACGAGGAGGCCGGGGTCGCCATGGACCGCGGCTACGTCCTGGTCGACGAGTACATGCAGACCAACGTGCCGACCATCTCGGCCGTCGGTGACCTCGTCCCCACCCTCCAGCTCGCGCACGTCGGCTTCGCCGAGGGCATCCTGGTGGCGGAGCGACTGGCCGGTCTGAAGACCGTGCCGATCGACTACGACGGCGTGCCGCGCGTGACGTACTGCCACCCCGAGGTCGCCTCGGTGGGCATCACCGAGGCCAAGGCCAAGGAGCTGTACGGTGCCGACAAGGTCGTGGCTCTGAAGTACAACCTCGCGGGCAACGGCAAGAGCAAGATCCTCAAGACCGCGGGCGAGATCAAGCTCGTCCAGGTCAAGGACGGTGCCGTGGTCGGCGTCCACATGGTCGGTGACCGCATGGGCGAGCAGGTCGGCGAGGCCCAGCTGGTCTACAACTGGGAGGCCCTGCCGGCCGAGGTTGCGCAGCTCATCCACGCGCACCCGACGCAGAACGAGGCGCTCGGCGAGGCCCACCTGGCCCTGGCCGGCAAGCCTCTGCACTCCCACGACTGA
- a CDS encoding leucyl aminopeptidase translates to MTALTLSTSSAATLRADAVVVGLAKGAKGAVLAPGAEAVDKAFDGKLAAVLETLGASGAEGEVTKLPAASGLKAAVVLAVGLGKAPAEDADYDAEALRRAAGSAARALAGSKKAAFALPAEDAEAVAAIGEGALLGAYAFSAYRSNGDAKAARGAKKADDKSAPLAEVAILGGKPRDKAHKAAVERAQTLAAEVNRARDLINTPSNDLTPKSFAAQAQAAAKEFGLKVEVLDERALKKGGYGGLMGVGQGSENPPRLVRIGYTHAKAEKTLALVGKGITYDSGGISLKPAGHNETMKCDMSGAAAVFAAVVAAARLGLRVNVTGWLALAENMPSGAALRPGDVLTMYSGKTVEVLNTDAEGRLVLADALTRASEEQPDAIVDVATLTGAMVLALGNRTFGIMANDDAFRASLHEIAEEAGEPSWPMPMPSELRKGLDSPIADLKNVGERAGGGLLAGVFLQEFVGEGIPWAHLDIAGPAFHESAPFGYTPKGGTGSAVRTLVGLAERTAEGDLG, encoded by the coding sequence GTGACTGCACTGACCCTCAGCACATCCTCCGCCGCGACGTTGCGTGCGGACGCCGTCGTCGTCGGCCTGGCCAAGGGCGCCAAGGGCGCCGTGCTGGCCCCCGGCGCCGAGGCCGTGGACAAGGCGTTCGACGGCAAGCTCGCCGCCGTACTGGAGACCCTCGGCGCGAGCGGCGCCGAGGGCGAGGTGACCAAGCTGCCCGCCGCCTCCGGTCTGAAGGCCGCGGTCGTGCTGGCGGTCGGTCTGGGCAAGGCCCCGGCCGAGGACGCGGACTACGACGCCGAGGCGCTGCGCCGCGCCGCCGGCTCCGCCGCCCGCGCCCTGGCCGGCAGCAAGAAGGCCGCGTTCGCGCTGCCCGCGGAGGACGCCGAGGCCGTCGCGGCGATCGGCGAGGGCGCGCTGCTCGGCGCGTACGCCTTCAGCGCGTACCGCAGCAACGGCGACGCGAAGGCCGCCCGCGGCGCCAAGAAGGCCGACGACAAGTCGGCGCCGCTCGCCGAGGTGGCGATCCTCGGCGGCAAGCCGCGCGACAAGGCCCACAAGGCCGCCGTCGAGCGGGCCCAGACGCTGGCCGCCGAGGTCAACCGCGCCCGCGACCTGATCAACACCCCCTCCAACGACCTCACCCCGAAGTCCTTCGCCGCGCAGGCCCAGGCCGCCGCGAAGGAGTTCGGCCTCAAGGTCGAGGTGCTGGACGAGCGGGCCCTGAAGAAGGGCGGCTACGGCGGCCTGATGGGCGTCGGCCAGGGCTCGGAGAACCCGCCGCGCCTGGTGCGGATCGGCTACACCCACGCGAAGGCCGAAAAGACCCTGGCGCTCGTCGGCAAGGGCATCACCTACGACTCGGGCGGCATCTCCCTGAAGCCGGCCGGCCACAACGAGACCATGAAGTGCGACATGAGCGGCGCCGCCGCGGTGTTCGCCGCGGTCGTGGCCGCCGCCCGGCTGGGCCTGCGGGTCAACGTCACCGGCTGGCTGGCGCTGGCCGAGAACATGCCGTCCGGCGCCGCGCTGCGCCCCGGCGACGTGCTGACCATGTACAGCGGCAAGACCGTCGAGGTGCTGAACACCGACGCCGAGGGCCGGCTCGTGCTGGCCGACGCGCTCACCCGCGCCTCCGAGGAGCAGCCGGACGCGATCGTGGACGTCGCCACGCTGACCGGCGCCATGGTGCTGGCGCTGGGCAACCGCACCTTCGGGATCATGGCCAACGACGACGCCTTCCGGGCGAGCCTCCACGAGATCGCGGAGGAGGCCGGCGAGCCGTCCTGGCCGATGCCGATGCCGTCCGAGCTGCGCAAGGGCCTGGACTCCCCGATCGCCGACCTGAAGAACGTCGGTGAGCGGGCCGGCGGCGGCCTGCTGGCCGGTGTCTTCCTCCAGGAGTTCGTCGGCGAGGGCATCCCGTGGGCACACCTGGACATCGCCGGTCCGGCCTTCCACGAGAGCGCGCCGTTCGGCTACACCCCCAAGGGCGGCACCGGCTCCGCGGTCCGCACCCTGGTGGGCCTGGCCGAGCGCACCGCCGAGGGCGATCTCGGCTGA
- a CDS encoding endo alpha-1,4 polygalactosaminidase, translating to MTSPRFRKRLLLLLGSLLLVTTACSQIPDGPDGKPSHGASPGTASPSSPGGGTGTHKPIWRPEPGTDWQWQLTGKLDLSVDAPVYDIDGFNHKAATVADLHKRGRKAICYISVGAYEDFRPDARRFPKNVIGEENGWKGERWLDIRRLDVLRPLMAKRFDMCRDKGFDAVEPDNVDGYKNKTGFDLTADDQLAFNRMIAKLAHDRGMSVGLKNDLDQIPQLVGDFDFAVNEQCAEYDECAAMTPFIKADKAVFHVEYELPASRFCRTSKRLGLSSMQKRLHLDAWRESC from the coding sequence ATGACGTCCCCGCGCTTCCGCAAGAGACTGCTGCTCCTCCTCGGCTCGCTCCTGCTGGTCACCACCGCCTGCTCCCAGATACCGGACGGCCCGGACGGCAAGCCCAGCCACGGCGCGAGCCCCGGCACCGCAAGCCCGAGCAGCCCCGGCGGCGGCACGGGTACGCACAAGCCCATCTGGCGCCCCGAGCCCGGCACCGACTGGCAGTGGCAGCTGACCGGAAAGCTCGACCTGTCCGTCGACGCGCCCGTCTACGACATCGACGGCTTCAACCACAAGGCCGCCACGGTCGCCGACCTCCACAAGCGCGGCCGCAAGGCCATCTGCTACATCAGCGTCGGCGCCTACGAGGACTTCCGCCCGGACGCGCGCCGCTTCCCCAAGAACGTCATCGGCGAGGAGAACGGCTGGAAGGGCGAGCGCTGGCTCGACATCCGCCGCCTGGACGTGCTGCGTCCCCTGATGGCGAAGCGTTTCGACATGTGCCGCGACAAGGGCTTCGACGCCGTCGAGCCGGACAACGTCGACGGCTACAAGAACAAGACCGGCTTCGACCTGACCGCCGACGACCAGCTCGCCTTCAACCGCATGATCGCCAAACTGGCCCACGACCGCGGCATGTCCGTCGGCCTCAAGAACGACCTCGACCAGATCCCCCAGCTCGTCGGCGACTTCGACTTCGCCGTCAACGAGCAGTGCGCCGAGTACGACGAGTGCGCGGCCATGACCCCCTTCATCAAGGCCGACAAGGCCGTCTTCCACGTCGAATACGAACTCCCGGCCTCCCGCTTCTGCCGCACCTCCAAGCGCCTGGGACTCAGCTCCATGCAGAAGCGGCTGCATTTGGACGCTTGGCGGGAGAGCTGCTGA
- the sucB gene encoding 2-oxoglutarate dehydrogenase, E2 component, dihydrolipoamide succinyltransferase: MAVSVTLPALGESVTEGTVTRWLKAEGERVEADEPLLEVSTDKVDTEIPAPAAGVLASIKVAEDETVEVGAELAIIDDGSGAPAAESAPAQAEAPAAQPEPAAAPAQEAPAQEAPKQEAPAAPAGGAQGSGASTGSTGASGTDVLLPALGESVTEGTVTRWLKEVGEEVAEDEPLLEVSTDKVDTEIPAPTAGTLLEILVGEDETAEVGAKLAVIGQKGAAPAQAEAPAAPAPAQEAPKQEAPKQEAPKQEAPAPAPAPQAPTTPAPQAVTTPAPDPVPAAPAPAPAAAPVTPAPAAGEADAAYVTPLVRKLAQENGVNLATVKGTGVGGRIRKQDVIAAAEAAKQAAPAAAAAPAASGTKAPAIEASPLRGQTVKMPRMRKVIGDNMMKALHGQAQLTSVVEVDITKIMRMRNKAKDAFAQREGVKLSPMPFFVKAAVQALKAHPVVNARINEDEGTITYFDTENIGIAVDAEKGLMTPVIKGAGDLNIAGIARKTAELAGKVRTNKISPDDMSGATFTISNTGSRGALFDTVIVPPNQVGILGIGATVKRPVVVDHPELGETIAVRHMTYLALSYDHRLVDGADAARYLTTVKQILEAGEFETEIGL; the protein is encoded by the coding sequence ATGGCGGTTTCCGTAACCCTTCCGGCGCTCGGCGAGAGCGTCACCGAGGGCACCGTCACCCGCTGGCTCAAGGCCGAGGGTGAGCGCGTAGAGGCCGACGAGCCCCTGCTGGAGGTGTCGACCGACAAGGTCGACACCGAGATCCCCGCCCCCGCCGCCGGCGTGCTGGCCTCCATCAAGGTGGCCGAGGACGAGACCGTCGAGGTCGGCGCCGAGCTGGCGATCATCGACGACGGCAGCGGCGCGCCCGCGGCCGAGTCCGCCCCGGCGCAGGCCGAGGCCCCGGCCGCCCAGCCCGAGCCCGCCGCGGCTCCGGCCCAGGAGGCCCCCGCCCAGGAAGCCCCGAAGCAGGAGGCCCCCGCGGCCCCGGCCGGCGGCGCCCAGGGCTCCGGTGCAAGCACCGGCTCCACCGGAGCCTCCGGCACTGATGTTCTGCTCCCCGCGCTCGGCGAGAGCGTCACCGAGGGCACCGTCACCCGCTGGCTCAAGGAGGTCGGCGAGGAGGTGGCCGAGGACGAGCCGCTGCTGGAGGTCTCCACCGACAAGGTCGACACCGAGATCCCCGCCCCCACCGCCGGCACCCTGCTGGAGATCCTGGTGGGCGAGGACGAGACCGCCGAGGTCGGCGCCAAGCTGGCCGTCATCGGTCAGAAGGGTGCGGCTCCGGCGCAGGCCGAGGCCCCCGCGGCTCCGGCTCCCGCCCAGGAGGCCCCGAAGCAGGAGGCTCCCAAGCAGGAAGCCCCCAAGCAGGAGGCTCCGGCTCCGGCCCCGGCCCCCCAGGCGCCCACCACCCCGGCCCCGCAGGCCGTGACCACCCCGGCTCCGGACCCGGTTCCGGCCGCCCCCGCGCCGGCTCCGGCCGCCGCCCCCGTCACCCCGGCCCCGGCCGCGGGTGAGGCGGACGCCGCGTACGTCACCCCCCTGGTCCGCAAGCTGGCCCAGGAGAACGGCGTCAACCTGGCCACGGTCAAGGGCACCGGCGTCGGTGGCCGTATCCGCAAGCAGGACGTCATCGCCGCCGCCGAGGCCGCCAAGCAGGCCGCTCCGGCTGCCGCCGCTGCCCCGGCCGCTTCGGGCACCAAGGCCCCGGCCATCGAGGCGTCGCCGCTGCGCGGTCAGACCGTCAAGATGCCGCGGATGCGCAAGGTCATCGGCGACAACATGATGAAGGCGCTGCACGGCCAGGCGCAGCTGACCTCCGTGGTCGAGGTGGACATCACCAAGATCATGCGGATGCGCAACAAGGCCAAGGACGCCTTCGCGCAGCGTGAGGGCGTCAAGCTCTCCCCGATGCCGTTCTTCGTCAAGGCCGCTGTCCAGGCGCTGAAGGCCCACCCGGTCGTCAACGCCCGGATCAACGAGGACGAGGGCACGATCACCTACTTCGACACCGAGAACATCGGTATCGCGGTGGACGCGGAGAAGGGCCTGATGACCCCGGTCATCAAGGGTGCGGGCGACCTGAACATCGCCGGCATCGCCCGCAAGACCGCGGAGCTGGCCGGCAAGGTCCGCACCAACAAGATCAGCCCGGACGACATGTCGGGCGCGACCTTCACGATCAGCAACACCGGCTCGCGCGGTGCGCTGTTCGACACGGTCATCGTGCCGCCGAACCAGGTCGGCATCCTGGGCATCGGCGCCACCGTCAAGCGCCCGGTGGTCGTCGACCACCCGGAGCTGGGCGAGACCATCGCCGTGCGCCACATGACCTACCTGGCGCTCTCCTACGACCACCGCCTGGTGGACGGTGCCGACGCGGCCCGTTACCTGACGACGGTCAAGCAGATCCTGGAGGCCGGCGAGTTCGAGACCGAGATCGGTCTCTGA
- a CDS encoding phosphatidylglycerol lysyltransferase domain-containing protein, with protein MGEVRLSPDEDRTSGRWSQRGAAYAVWYLRAVTFINVLSAVWVSIGNDIRRHNVDEFFTPYLLTAGFASGVFSLFFAVTMRRRKRAAWILNLVLSGLFLVLFALAMVAAPEFRRHGQNWFSFVVTLLFVVSLLVGRKEFYAKGDRSNPKLAAAVALGGLLVTSLLAACLVTVANTASSGHSTFLERWRYGVMRLVSIAADDSRFPGIATPNWVNVVINVMSTVLLLLVLWAAFRSVRSTDPITAEDEEKLRDLLARQGDRDSLGYFALRRDKSVIWSPSGKAAVTYRVVGGVSLASADPIGDPEAWPGAIDLWLAEARAHGWTPAVMGASEEGGTIYARHGLDALELGDEAIVDTEEFTLEGRAMRTVRQAYNRVKRAGYTVRIRRHADIPEPEMERLLKLADDWRDGETERGFSMALGRLGDPADGRCVMLECTDADGELRALLSFVPWGKQGLSLDLMRRDRDSDNGLMEFMVLELIQRAKEVEITQVSLNFAMFRSVFERGARLGAGPVLRLWRSLLSFFSRWWQIESLYRANAKYRPIWEPRYMLFEKSTDLLRIGIASARAEGFLEAPGLPKWLNRKHLETKR; from the coding sequence ATGGGAGAAGTCCGCTTGAGCCCGGATGAGGACCGCACCAGCGGTCGGTGGTCACAGCGCGGCGCCGCGTACGCCGTGTGGTATCTGCGAGCCGTCACCTTCATCAATGTCCTCAGTGCCGTGTGGGTGTCGATCGGCAACGACATCCGCCGGCACAACGTCGACGAGTTCTTCACTCCCTATCTGCTGACCGCGGGCTTCGCCTCCGGCGTCTTCTCGCTGTTCTTCGCGGTGACGATGCGCCGCCGCAAGCGCGCCGCCTGGATACTGAACCTGGTCCTTTCCGGGCTGTTCCTGGTGCTGTTCGCGCTCGCGATGGTGGCGGCGCCGGAGTTCCGCCGGCACGGACAGAACTGGTTCTCCTTCGTGGTGACGCTGCTGTTCGTCGTCTCGCTGCTGGTGGGCCGCAAGGAGTTCTACGCCAAGGGCGACCGCTCCAACCCCAAGCTGGCCGCGGCCGTCGCGCTCGGCGGCCTGCTGGTCACCTCGCTGCTCGCGGCGTGCCTGGTCACCGTCGCCAACACCGCATCGAGCGGCCACTCGACGTTCCTGGAACGCTGGCGCTACGGCGTCATGCGGCTGGTCTCCATCGCCGCCGACGACTCCCGCTTCCCCGGCATCGCCACGCCGAACTGGGTCAACGTCGTCATCAACGTGATGAGCACGGTCCTGCTGCTGCTCGTGCTGTGGGCGGCCTTCCGTTCCGTACGGAGCACCGACCCGATCACCGCCGAGGACGAGGAGAAGCTGCGCGACCTGCTGGCGCGGCAGGGCGACCGGGACTCGCTGGGCTATTTCGCGCTGCGCCGCGACAAGAGCGTCATCTGGTCCCCCAGCGGCAAGGCCGCCGTCACCTACCGCGTCGTCGGCGGGGTCTCGCTCGCCTCCGCCGACCCGATCGGCGACCCCGAGGCGTGGCCCGGCGCCATCGACCTGTGGCTCGCCGAGGCCCGCGCGCACGGCTGGACGCCCGCGGTGATGGGCGCGAGCGAGGAGGGCGGCACGATCTACGCCCGGCACGGCCTGGACGCGCTGGAGCTGGGCGACGAGGCGATCGTGGACACGGAGGAGTTCACGCTGGAAGGGCGCGCGATGCGGACCGTCCGGCAGGCGTACAACCGCGTCAAGCGGGCCGGCTACACGGTCCGTATCCGCCGCCACGCGGACATCCCCGAGCCGGAGATGGAGCGGCTGCTGAAGCTGGCCGACGACTGGCGCGACGGCGAGACCGAGCGCGGCTTCTCCATGGCGCTGGGCCGGCTGGGCGACCCCGCCGACGGGCGCTGCGTGATGCTCGAATGCACCGACGCGGACGGCGAGCTGCGCGCGCTGCTCAGCTTCGTGCCGTGGGGCAAGCAGGGCCTGTCCCTCGACCTGATGCGGCGGGACCGGGACTCCGACAACGGGCTGATGGAGTTCATGGTCCTGGAGCTGATCCAGCGCGCGAAAGAGGTGGAGATCACTCAGGTCTCGCTGAACTTCGCGATGTTCCGCTCCGTCTTCGAACGCGGTGCGCGGCTCGGCGCGGGCCCGGTGCTGCGCCTGTGGCGCTCGCTGCTCAGTTTCTTCTCCCGGTGGTGGCAGATCGAATCGCTCTATCGCGCGAACGCGAAATACCGGCCCATCTGGGAACCCCGGTACATGCTCTTCGAAAAGAGCACCGACCTGCTGCGCATCGGCATCGCGAGCGCCCGCGCCGAGGGATTCCTCGAAGCGCCCGGCCTGCCGAAGTGGCTCAACCGCAAACACCTGGAGACCAAGAGATGA